A region from the Methanomassiliicoccales archaeon genome encodes:
- a CDS encoding glycosyltransferase, translating into MRIVMTVTNPFKPDPRVYKEAKSLAKHGHEVYIIAWDREGKYPKEEVIEGFRVIRVGPKAGYGPLMALKLPLFYLNAFRVILKLKPDAIHTHDFDTAVLGFLFKKLKKKVMWVYDVHDLYFTFFSIEGKKSVFEELIKKLDLIMARYPDILIAATQSIGGEHEGLREYYIKHGIFPEKIITIWNVPDLDVFLDYPNLKLRKSKKFTIGFIGGQRTVSNFISLFEAVKDKQNMYNILFVGEGKSTEKLKKLVQKEYPEINVEFVGHVDYKLIPNYYKLCDVIFAWYPPRENVKRGIAIKVFEAAMVGVPSIVNADSLMEDFVEEYRCGVAVKKLESGNLKQVLDLIRNKKIKFNPAKIAKKWNWKNEEKKMVRIYEKTSDNH; encoded by the coding sequence ATGAGGATAGTAATGACTGTTACAAATCCCTTCAAACCCGATCCAAGGGTTTATAAAGAAGCAAAAAGTCTAGCCAAGCATGGACACGAAGTTTACATCATTGCGTGGGACAGGGAGGGGAAGTACCCTAAAGAAGAAGTTATTGAAGGCTTTAGGGTTATTCGTGTTGGTCCCAAAGCAGGATACGGGCCGTTGATGGCGTTGAAGCTCCCACTATTTTACCTAAATGCTTTTAGAGTTATTTTAAAGTTGAAGCCAGATGCCATACATACTCATGATTTTGATACTGCTGTGTTAGGGTTTCTCTTCAAAAAACTCAAGAAAAAAGTTATGTGGGTTTATGATGTACATGACCTCTACTTCACTTTTTTCTCTATAGAAGGGAAAAAAAGTGTTTTTGAGGAACTCATCAAGAAGCTCGATCTCATTATGGCAAGGTATCCTGATATTTTGATAGCCGCTACCCAGTCTATCGGGGGGGAACATGAGGGGCTACGGGAGTACTATATCAAGCACGGAATTTTTCCGGAAAAAATCATAACGATATGGAACGTCCCTGATCTTGATGTTTTTCTAGATTATCCAAATCTAAAACTAAGGAAATCAAAAAAATTCACAATTGGATTTATAGGTGGTCAAAGAACTGTATCAAACTTTATTTCACTATTTGAGGCAGTGAAGGATAAACAAAACATGTACAACATCTTATTCGTTGGAGAAGGTAAGAGCACCGAGAAATTAAAAAAACTCGTACAGAAGGAGTACCCAGAAATAAACGTTGAGTTCGTTGGGCATGTTGATTACAAGTTGATTCCAAACTACTACAAGCTCTGTGATGTCATTTTTGCATGGTATCCCCCAAGGGAGAACGTAAAAAGAGGTATTGCGATAAAGGTTTTTGAAGCTGCAATGGTGGGTGTACCGAGTATCGTAAATGCAGATTCCTTAATGGAAGATTTTGTGGAAGAATACCGATGTGGGGTTGCCGTTAAAAAACTGGAATCAGGTAATCTAAAACAGGTTCTTGATTTAATCAGGAATAAAAAGATTAAGTTCAATCCAGCCAAGATCGCTAAAAAATGGAACTGGAAGAACGAAGAAAAGAAAATGGTGAGAATTTATGAAAAAACTTCTGATAATCACTAA
- a CDS encoding glycosyltransferase family 2 protein — MELPFVSVIIPAYNEEKYIGKCLEEWVNQDYPKDRYEILVYDGMSTDKTAEIVRDFERRYPELVKYQKNPKRRQVYAFNIGIQEARGDFFIIFGAHAYPERDFLRKSVETFLEIKEKEPKLAGVGGKIIKLYESRLAKFVALIYSSPLSGASTFWYEEKPHFAKTVAFALYDKKIAEEIGGFDEDMLTGNDFEFNLRINKRDYKLFFNPEIVSYYFARSTWKGFLKQSFNYGAVKSMAIRKGYFSPLWIFPIGFLGFEMLIPLWSILMWPFILYWLLLFGEGFRLWRRTKNADALALPPVMWLFHNLISFGFIAGLLLGKRAYR; from the coding sequence ATGGAGCTTCCATTTGTCTCGGTTATAATTCCCGCTTACAACGAGGAAAAATACATCGGCAAATGCCTCGAGGAATGGGTTAATCAAGATTATCCGAAAGACAGGTATGAAATTCTCGTGTATGATGGAATGAGTACCGATAAAACCGCAGAGATAGTGAGAGATTTTGAACGTAGATATCCAGAGCTTGTGAAATACCAAAAAAATCCGAAGAGAAGACAGGTTTATGCCTTTAACATAGGAATCCAAGAGGCAAGAGGGGATTTCTTCATAATTTTTGGTGCTCACGCTTATCCTGAAAGAGATTTTTTAAGAAAAAGTGTTGAAACTTTTTTGGAAATTAAGGAAAAGGAACCAAAGCTTGCTGGAGTGGGAGGTAAAATAATCAAACTCTATGAAAGTAGACTGGCCAAGTTTGTAGCTTTAATCTACTCCTCACCTCTTTCTGGTGCAAGCACATTTTGGTATGAAGAAAAGCCACATTTTGCCAAAACTGTTGCCTTCGCGCTTTATGACAAAAAAATCGCCGAGGAAATCGGGGGTTTTGATGAGGATATGTTGACCGGAAACGACTTCGAGTTCAACCTGAGAATAAACAAGAGGGACTACAAACTGTTCTTTAATCCTGAGATTGTAAGCTACTACTTCGCCCGCTCAACGTGGAAAGGATTCTTAAAGCAGAGCTTCAACTATGGTGCGGTTAAAAGCATGGCAATAAGAAAAGGCTATTTCTCTCCCCTGTGGATTTTTCCTATAGGGTTTCTAGGGTTTGAAATGTTAATTCCTTTGTGGAGCATTTTAATGTGGCCATTTATCCTTTACTGGCTTTTACTTTTCGGTGAGGGTTTTAGGCTATGGCGAAGAACAAAAAACGCCGATGCTCTTGCACTTCCTCCGGTAATGTGGCTCTTCCATAACTTAATAAGCTTTGGATTTATAGCTGGGTTGTTGCTTGGAAAGAGGGCCTATAGGTGA